The genomic interval CCCATGTATATTTTCATCATGTGCCTCTCTATTAACTCTATGTACGGCTCTGCTGGCTTCTTCCTCAGATTTCTCAGAGATCTTTTGTCTGATACTCATATGATCTCACGGTTGGCATGTTTCACTCAGGTCTACATCATTTACTCCTATGCATCCTATGAGCTCACCATTTTAGGCATCATGGCATATGATCGATATGTCGCTGTATGTCAACCTTTGCACTACCACAACAAAATAACCTTGAAGGTGGTGTCTAAGTTGATTGTGGTATCCTGGGTTTTTCCGTCCATTTCTGttgcagtttgtgtttttctgtcctcCAAGCTTCCTTTGTGTGGCAATAAGATACCTAAGGTGTTTTGTGCAAACTGGCCTCTTGTAAAATTGTCATGTGTTGCTACTCTGATCAATAACTTTGTTGGAATGCTTTTGtcttcaagcacagtttttgttcCCCTGGCTTTTGTCCTGTTTACATATGTACGAATCTTTTTGGTGTGTAGAAAACGCAGTCTAAAATTCAAGGGCAAAGTACTACAAAGCTGTGTGCCACACATTGTTACATTTGTCAGTTATTCCATCACTGTGTTTTGTGACGTTGCCCTGAGCAGAATTAATGTTGAAGAGCTCAATCGATTTCTAGGTGTAATTCTGTCACTTGAGTTTGTTGTGATTCCTCCGATTCTGAATCCTCTTGTGTATGGCCTGAAGTTACCAGAAATTAGAAAAACGATATCCAGAATGCTCTCCTGCTCAAAACATGACGAAAAAGCTAGACCTTAGAAATAAGAGTGATATAATGTCCTTGTGCTGATGTGAACTTCTATCATCATTAACTTACTAATTATTTGACTTTAATAATTAGTAGTAAGTCTTATGAATGTAAAGAATACTTGTCTTAATTTTTGTGGCGATTGATATATAGGTATTTTTCCCTTTTGATCAGTTAaccaaacaaaatacaaaaatgtaaataatgaataaaacatgaattgcTGATTGATGAACAAAGAGTCTGTGTATCATTTGTAAAAGAGCCACAGTGATACTGGAGT from Pleuronectes platessa chromosome 14, fPlePla1.1, whole genome shotgun sequence carries:
- the LOC128455516 gene encoding olfactory receptor 142-like, whose translation is MENHTDPPYFNLTMFVNLGSYRYPTFVLCFLLYAFIVSANLVIILAISQEKKLHEPMYIFIMCLSINSMYGSAGFFLRFLRDLLSDTHMISRLACFTQVYIIYSYASYELTILGIMAYDRYVAVCQPLHYHNKITLKVVSKLIVVSWVFPSISVAVCVFLSSKLPLCGNKIPKVFCANWPLVKLSCVATLINNFVGMLLSSSTVFVPLAFVLFTYVRIFLVCRKRSLKFKGKVLQSCVPHIVTFVSYSITVFCDVALSRINVEELNRFLGVILSLEFVVIPPILNPLVYGLKLPEIRKTISRMLSCSKHDEKARP